In Geopsychrobacter electrodiphilus DSM 16401, a single window of DNA contains:
- a CDS encoding tetratricopeptide repeat protein, protein MLRYLLLPLCALLLFGCEQQKDKLPEVTQVPPIQAQSLPDVPHKPVILLKDPLNAVLVETPSEAIPTWRKYRDSRPTLVVLSNNPFLTKLPPELKDQTNTLVLHGSALEIREKASRPHANPLFFPQIAVTAALQADLVSEVIWVLPIQGTQEKIDFATFKKQLVDQRIMTAKETETLKQTADAIVGTLYGHPFRTITLGQLPKLSGPILLHIDLSFFAPLYRHEIGTPLYPLIFQILSKLQGPGWPTLALTISSSNLVGGMPLDTRFLAPDLQQLFAVPERLAKPIPTDWKQRAEALYLANFFKNEEIQAKYLKMQTEAPDDPSIKYALFQSERELKQGNQSLKSLAAAAALDPAYGQAYLDLVQVALKAKRPDAALQMLDKAAALFPENPFIDIKRAEILSTYGKPEETIQILARLKKLVWSPIYYPDMPAFFQSLSDEAQKNQKILSAKHVPAPEVKVPKQMVDDTLLPDK, encoded by the coding sequence ATGCTCAGATATTTACTGTTACCCCTTTGTGCCCTGCTGCTGTTTGGCTGTGAACAACAGAAGGACAAGCTACCCGAGGTTACCCAGGTCCCACCAATTCAAGCACAGTCTCTGCCTGATGTCCCGCACAAACCTGTCATTCTGTTGAAAGATCCGCTCAATGCTGTGCTGGTTGAAACCCCGTCGGAAGCAATCCCGACCTGGCGCAAGTATCGAGACTCCAGACCAACCCTGGTGGTCTTAAGCAACAACCCGTTCCTGACCAAATTACCGCCTGAGCTAAAGGATCAGACCAATACATTGGTGCTACATGGATCTGCCCTGGAAATTAGAGAAAAAGCCTCGCGACCACACGCCAACCCCTTATTCTTCCCCCAAATAGCCGTCACAGCAGCCTTGCAGGCAGATCTGGTGTCAGAAGTCATCTGGGTACTCCCCATTCAAGGCACACAGGAAAAGATCGATTTCGCCACCTTTAAAAAACAGCTGGTCGACCAGAGAATCATGACCGCCAAAGAAACTGAAACCTTGAAGCAGACGGCTGATGCCATTGTCGGAACGCTGTATGGGCACCCCTTTCGAACAATTACTCTTGGCCAATTGCCGAAATTAAGTGGCCCGATCCTGCTGCACATCGACCTCAGCTTTTTCGCGCCACTCTATCGCCATGAAATTGGCACGCCCCTTTATCCGCTTATTTTTCAGATTCTCTCAAAACTTCAAGGGCCCGGCTGGCCAACCCTGGCCCTGACCATCTCAAGTTCCAATCTGGTCGGAGGCATGCCACTCGATACCAGATTTCTGGCACCTGACCTTCAACAGCTGTTCGCAGTTCCAGAGCGACTTGCCAAGCCCATCCCCACTGACTGGAAACAGCGGGCCGAAGCCCTTTATCTGGCGAATTTTTTCAAAAACGAAGAGATTCAGGCAAAATACCTAAAAATGCAGACCGAAGCGCCAGATGATCCTTCGATCAAGTATGCCCTCTTCCAGAGTGAGCGCGAACTTAAACAAGGCAACCAATCTTTGAAATCTCTGGCCGCTGCTGCGGCGCTTGATCCTGCATACGGCCAGGCTTACCTTGATCTGGTGCAGGTCGCGCTAAAGGCTAAACGTCCGGATGCCGCCCTGCAGATGCTGGACAAAGCGGCGGCTCTCTTTCCTGAAAATCCATTCATCGACATAAAAAGAGCTGAAATTCTGTCCACCTACGGCAAACCGGAAGAGACCATTCAAATCCTCGCTCGTCTGAAAAAGCTCGTCTGGTCGCCCATCTATTATCCCGACATGCCCGCATTTTTTCAGTCTCTAAGCGATGAAGCACAGAAAAACCAAAAAATTCTCTCAGCCAAACATGTGCCAGCGCCTGAGGTTAAAGTGCCGAAGCAGATGGTCGACGACACCCTTTTACCCGATAAATAG